The proteins below come from a single Agrococcus beijingensis genomic window:
- a CDS encoding DsbA family oxidoreductase, with product MQIDIWSDVACPWCFIGKRRFEKALAAWEHRDEVEVTYHSFQLDPTLPAQYEGTEHEYLSRNKGLPMEQVQQMLQHVTQQAAGEGLAYDFDSLKIANSLPAHQLLHLAKAHGVAAAVKEGLLSAHFEQGISIGETEALVAIGVAAGLDEQETRDALADERYLPAVHADIAQARELGVSGVPFYVFDMRLGLSGAQPAEVFAQALEQARSMALEDATAEH from the coding sequence ATGCAGATCGACATCTGGTCAGACGTGGCTTGCCCGTGGTGCTTCATCGGCAAGCGCCGATTCGAGAAGGCGCTCGCCGCCTGGGAGCACAGGGACGAGGTCGAGGTGACCTATCACTCGTTCCAGCTCGACCCGACGCTGCCCGCGCAGTACGAGGGGACCGAGCACGAGTACCTCTCCCGCAACAAGGGCTTGCCCATGGAGCAGGTGCAGCAGATGCTGCAGCACGTCACCCAGCAGGCCGCCGGCGAGGGCCTCGCCTACGACTTCGACAGCCTCAAGATCGCCAACAGCCTGCCCGCCCACCAGCTGCTCCACCTGGCGAAGGCGCACGGCGTCGCCGCGGCGGTGAAGGAGGGCCTGCTCTCGGCCCACTTCGAGCAGGGCATCAGCATCGGCGAGACCGAGGCGCTCGTCGCGATCGGCGTCGCCGCCGGGCTCGACGAGCAGGAGACCCGCGACGCGCTGGCCGACGAGCGCTACCTGCCCGCCGTGCACGCCGACATCGCGCAGGCGCGCGAGCTGGGCGTGAGCGGCGTGCCCTTCTACGTCTTCGACATGCGGCTCGGCCTCTCCGGGGCGCAGCCCGCCGAGGTCTTCGCGCAGGCGCTCGAGCAGGCGCGCTCGATGGCCCTCGAGGACGCCACGGCCGAGCACTGA
- a CDS encoding class I SAM-dependent methyltransferase, with protein sequence MVDAIFGDPRLAGVYDWLDPDRSDLAVYEQIVVDELGARSVLDIGCGTGTFALMLAARGLDVTAVDPAAASVAVARAKPGAEAVRWVVGVADASARPERAAAGVDVVTMTANVAQVFIDDLGWHATLVAARQALRPGGTLVFESRRPERRAWLEWTPEATRHVVDVPHEGAVEEWLEVTAVDGELVTFESPTVFHRDGTRIDSTSTLRFRSREAVESSIARAGLRLVDVRDAPDRPGREWVYLARRPA encoded by the coding sequence GTGGTCGACGCGATCTTCGGCGACCCGCGCCTCGCGGGCGTCTACGACTGGCTCGACCCCGATCGCAGCGACCTCGCGGTCTACGAGCAGATCGTCGTCGACGAGCTCGGCGCCCGCTCGGTGCTCGACATCGGGTGCGGCACCGGCACCTTCGCGCTGATGCTCGCGGCCCGCGGGCTCGACGTCACCGCGGTCGACCCTGCCGCGGCATCGGTCGCGGTCGCGCGGGCGAAGCCGGGCGCCGAGGCCGTGCGCTGGGTGGTGGGGGTGGCGGATGCGTCGGCCCGGCCGGAGCGCGCCGCCGCCGGCGTCGACGTGGTCACCATGACCGCCAACGTGGCCCAGGTCTTCATCGACGACCTCGGCTGGCACGCGACGCTGGTCGCCGCGCGGCAGGCGCTGCGGCCGGGCGGGACGCTGGTGTTCGAGTCGCGCCGGCCCGAGCGGCGAGCCTGGCTCGAATGGACGCCGGAGGCGACTCGCCACGTCGTCGACGTGCCGCACGAGGGGGCGGTCGAGGAGTGGCTCGAGGTCACCGCGGTCGACGGCGAGCTGGTGACCTTCGAGTCGCCGACGGTCTTCCACCGCGACGGCACGCGCATCGATTCGACGTCGACGCTGCGGTTCCGGTCGCGCGAGGCGGTCGAGTCGTCGATCGCCCGCGCGGGGCTGCGGCTGGTCGATGTGCGCGACGCCCCCGACCGCCCGGGCCGCGAGTGGGTCTACCTGGCGCGGCGCCCCGCCTGA
- a CDS encoding YdeI/OmpD-associated family protein, with protein MSELRIRATVESRGPAAAIVLTDEQVAALGGARNAPVTLTIAGATVRTRIGQMGGENLLGLSKERRQALGVDAGDQVDAVIALDTAERSVELPPELAAALAEDPTAKAAFEELSPSRRKELARSIADAKAPETRQRRLARALDELRGITAG; from the coding sequence ATGAGCGAGCTCCGCATCCGCGCCACCGTCGAGTCGCGCGGCCCGGCCGCGGCGATCGTCCTGACCGACGAGCAGGTGGCCGCGCTCGGCGGCGCGCGCAACGCGCCGGTGACGCTGACGATCGCCGGTGCCACCGTGCGCACGCGCATCGGCCAGATGGGCGGCGAGAACCTGCTGGGGCTGTCCAAGGAGCGTCGGCAGGCGCTCGGCGTCGACGCCGGCGATCAGGTCGACGCGGTGATCGCGCTCGACACGGCCGAGCGCAGCGTCGAGCTGCCGCCGGAACTCGCGGCGGCGCTCGCCGAGGATCCCACCGCGAAGGCCGCGTTCGAGGAGCTGTCGCCGTCGCGGCGCAAGGAGCTGGCCAGGTCGATCGCCGACGCGAAGGCGCCGGAGACCCGGCAGCGACGCCTCGCCCGAGCGCTCGACGAGCTGCGCGGGATCACCGCCGGCTGA
- a CDS encoding TetR/AcrR family transcriptional regulator — MARPGYFHGDLRRALLDAGLTAARAGGPEAVSLRELAREIGVAPSAVYRHFDSLDRLLSALSLRALSMVADAMEDEIARVPADDASPAGTVAWAEGAIGAVGLGYVRWAWAEPGLFRLAFRVHRDLDAAHHEDARGACGRTPYEQLERALDALERVGELSPAGRPGAEALAWSAVHGFASLTVDGPLRSLDGATRERLAWRIVEMVRLGLAAAAPDRP; from the coding sequence ATGGCACGACCCGGGTACTTCCACGGCGACCTGCGGCGAGCGCTGCTCGACGCGGGTCTCACCGCCGCGCGCGCGGGCGGCCCCGAGGCGGTGAGCCTGCGCGAGCTCGCGCGCGAGATCGGGGTGGCGCCCTCGGCGGTCTACCGCCACTTCGACAGCCTCGACCGGCTGCTCTCGGCGCTCTCGCTGCGCGCGCTGTCGATGGTGGCGGATGCGATGGAGGACGAGATCGCGCGGGTGCCGGCGGACGACGCCTCGCCCGCCGGCACCGTCGCGTGGGCGGAGGGCGCGATCGGCGCGGTGGGCCTCGGCTACGTGCGCTGGGCCTGGGCGGAGCCGGGCCTCTTCCGGCTCGCGTTCCGGGTGCACCGCGACCTCGACGCGGCGCACCACGAGGACGCCCGCGGCGCGTGCGGCCGCACGCCCTACGAGCAGCTCGAGCGGGCGCTCGACGCGCTCGAGCGGGTGGGCGAGCTCTCGCCCGCCGGCCGGCCGGGTGCCGAGGCGCTCGCCTGGTCGGCGGTGCACGGCTTCGCGAGCCTCACGGTCGACGGGCCCCTGCGCTCGCTCGATGGGGCCACGCGCGAGCGACTAGCCTGGAGGATCGTGGAGATGGTGCGACTGGGGCTGGCAGCGGCTGCACCAGACCGCCCGTGA
- a CDS encoding CDP-alcohol phosphatidyltransferase family protein: MPLISARDRDPDDPFFTRVVTVPNAITLARLLLLVPVCWLIIVGAEGSWWPVILLALWASTDWIDGVLARALDQTSRVGEVMDPIADRVGIIGVTLALAIGGALDWWILAVILAVDIISVVFAGSAAHSGSIHVSWLGKWRTAVLLTAIVVVLLGHTVLPWATPVGIVLMLIGLCLHVIAGVDYLLQARRLRGVQTGGHHKPEEAR; encoded by the coding sequence ATGCCCCTCATCTCGGCTCGCGACCGCGATCCGGACGACCCGTTCTTCACCCGCGTCGTCACCGTGCCGAACGCGATCACGCTGGCGCGGCTGCTGCTGCTCGTGCCGGTGTGCTGGCTCATCATCGTCGGCGCCGAGGGCTCCTGGTGGCCGGTGATCCTGCTGGCGCTGTGGGCGTCGACCGACTGGATCGACGGGGTGCTCGCGCGGGCGCTCGACCAGACCTCGCGCGTCGGCGAGGTGATGGACCCGATCGCCGACCGAGTCGGCATCATCGGCGTGACGCTGGCGCTGGCGATCGGCGGGGCGCTCGACTGGTGGATCCTGGCGGTGATCCTCGCCGTCGACATCATCTCGGTGGTCTTCGCCGGCAGCGCCGCGCACAGCGGCAGCATCCACGTCTCGTGGCTCGGCAAGTGGCGCACCGCGGTGCTGCTCACGGCGATCGTGGTCGTGCTGCTGGGGCACACCGTGCTGCCGTGGGCGACACCGGTCGGCATCGTGCTGATGCTCATCGGGCTCTGTCTGCACGTCATCGCCGGGGTCGACTATCTGCTGCAGGCGCGTCGCCTGCGAGGGGTGCAGACTGGTGGCCACCACAAGCCTGAGGAGGCGCGATGA
- a CDS encoding FUSC family protein codes for MSGQPFREALLAFGPHNGAHRVAVRATVSTVAPLLVLLAIGHSELSAFAAFGAFTSLYGRNRVHLPRLVMQLTAAGVLVAGVGLGSLIATLPEPTWPMILGGAAFVCLVSIVSDAEDWHPPGVLFALFAFSGSASIPDTTLVDAGVATLVAGCAATFSVLVGATGTALRAARRLPPLESLPVARDYRLRPGRRVQLRRVARYAISVLLAGALATALDIGHPYWAMVSAVVPHASGSFPAGLARGIHRIIGTTLGVLLAAGVLLLRPNDLVLVLLIAAAAFGTELLVGRNYGIAMIFVTPLALLAVHLATPTPVEVLLVDRLVESIIGTLVGIAVGLATARWWHRVT; via the coding sequence GTGAGCGGCCAGCCGTTCCGCGAGGCGCTGCTGGCCTTCGGGCCGCACAACGGCGCCCACCGCGTGGCCGTCCGCGCCACCGTCAGCACCGTGGCGCCGCTGCTGGTGCTCCTCGCGATCGGCCACAGCGAGCTGTCGGCGTTCGCCGCCTTCGGCGCGTTCACGTCGCTCTACGGGCGCAACCGGGTGCACCTGCCGCGGCTGGTCATGCAGCTCACCGCCGCCGGCGTGCTCGTCGCCGGCGTCGGCCTCGGCTCGCTCATCGCGACCCTGCCGGAGCCGACCTGGCCCATGATCCTCGGCGGCGCCGCCTTCGTCTGCCTCGTGTCGATCGTCTCCGACGCCGAGGACTGGCACCCGCCGGGCGTGCTCTTCGCCCTCTTCGCCTTCAGCGGCTCGGCGTCGATCCCCGACACGACGCTGGTCGACGCCGGCGTCGCGACGCTGGTCGCAGGCTGCGCCGCGACCTTCTCGGTGCTCGTGGGCGCGACCGGCACCGCGCTCCGGGCGGCCCGCCGCCTGCCTCCGCTGGAGTCGCTGCCCGTGGCGCGCGATTACCGCCTGCGGCCCGGGCGGCGGGTGCAGCTGCGGCGCGTCGCGCGCTACGCGATCAGCGTGCTCCTCGCCGGCGCCCTCGCCACGGCGCTCGACATCGGGCACCCCTACTGGGCGATGGTGTCGGCGGTCGTGCCGCACGCCTCCGGATCCTTCCCCGCCGGGCTCGCCCGAGGCATCCACCGCATCATCGGCACCACGCTCGGCGTGCTGCTCGCGGCAGGCGTGCTGCTGCTGCGCCCGAACGACCTGGTGCTCGTGCTGCTCATCGCGGCCGCGGCGTTCGGCACCGAGCTGCTGGTCGGCCGCAACTACGGCATCGCGATGATCTTCGTCACGCCGCTCGCGCTGCTGGCGGTGCACCTCGCGACGCCGACGCCCGTCGAGGTGCTGCTCGTCGACCGGCTGGTCGAGTCGATCATCGGCACGCTGGTCGGCATCGCCGTCGGCCTGGCGACCGCCCGCTGGTGGCATCGAGTGACCTGA
- a CDS encoding DEAD/DEAH box helicase gives MADAATIDATDTDASAAAEHEEPASTPQTPSRDRDGLIPQLARAVRQVEAGVKRGAASRSTREKLQVVAQLAREERARVRADKTLGDADRAEQLKRLDGVAVILAKAASREPTLLPLLGEGAPVTDGVRERKRELLLAAGIEPEPEVPSAPEPESSEPQTPQVVPPSVRRVSLANPFLEPDLTHVRRKPERDRLAGFDLLSPLYLSFEVAADGKPACMPMPEPKQRIAPGGKELMHHQAQLVQSARDGHRSFLLADEPGLGKTAQALLAAQAADAFPLLVVAPSVVKINWARETERWIPGRRAAVLQGDGKNLDAFADVVIVNYEVLDRHIGWLERFGFRGMVVDEAHFIKNTRSKRSKHVLQISAAMRERVGNPLLMALTGTPLINDIEDFGAIWRFLGWIDQKEPNAELTDGLEQIGLTPMDRGFYPAARRAVIDMGIVRRRKIDVASDIPARRIADIPVELDEASVRSIRAAEHELVERMLRRYDAAMAQRSADARVESRVDEDLVHRIARSETEATEGSTGENVFALARRIGRAKAELAADYAGQLAHSVGKVVFFAKHIDVLDAAEQTLTRAGVKNVSIRGDQTPTQRQAAIDAFTNDDSVQVIVCSLLAAGVGVNLQRAADMVLAELSWTDAEQTQAIDRIHRIGQSMPVTVWRILAAQTIDTRIAELLDSKAGMVGRAIDGAVGDEPTTSDLRQAAVEGMLRDAVAARIARR, from the coding sequence GTGGCAGACGCCGCAACCATCGATGCGACCGACACCGACGCATCCGCTGCAGCCGAGCACGAGGAGCCGGCCAGCACCCCCCAGACGCCGTCGCGCGACCGCGACGGCCTGATCCCGCAGCTCGCCCGCGCCGTGCGGCAGGTCGAGGCGGGCGTCAAGCGCGGCGCCGCCTCGCGCTCCACCCGCGAGAAGCTGCAGGTCGTCGCGCAGCTCGCCCGCGAGGAGCGCGCCCGCGTGCGTGCCGACAAGACGCTCGGCGACGCCGACCGCGCCGAGCAGCTGAAGCGCCTCGACGGCGTCGCCGTGATCCTGGCCAAGGCCGCCAGCCGCGAGCCCACGCTGCTGCCGCTGCTGGGCGAGGGCGCCCCCGTCACCGACGGCGTGCGCGAGCGCAAGCGCGAGCTGCTGCTGGCCGCCGGCATCGAGCCCGAGCCCGAGGTGCCGTCGGCCCCCGAGCCCGAGTCGAGCGAGCCCCAGACGCCCCAGGTCGTGCCGCCGTCGGTGCGCCGCGTCTCGCTCGCCAACCCCTTCCTCGAGCCCGACCTGACGCACGTGCGGCGCAAGCCCGAGCGTGACCGCCTGGCCGGCTTCGACCTGCTCTCGCCGCTCTACCTCTCGTTCGAGGTGGCCGCCGACGGCAAGCCCGCCTGCATGCCGATGCCCGAGCCCAAGCAGCGCATCGCGCCCGGCGGCAAGGAGCTGATGCACCACCAGGCGCAGCTCGTGCAGTCGGCCCGCGACGGCCACCGCAGCTTCCTGCTCGCCGACGAGCCGGGGCTGGGCAAGACCGCGCAGGCGCTGCTGGCGGCCCAGGCGGCGGATGCGTTCCCGCTGCTGGTCGTCGCCCCCAGCGTCGTGAAGATCAACTGGGCGCGCGAGACCGAGCGCTGGATCCCGGGCCGCCGCGCCGCGGTGCTGCAGGGCGACGGCAAGAACCTCGACGCCTTCGCCGACGTCGTGATCGTCAACTACGAGGTGCTCGACCGGCACATCGGCTGGCTCGAGAGGTTCGGCTTCCGCGGCATGGTCGTCGACGAGGCCCACTTCATCAAGAACACCCGCTCGAAGCGCTCGAAGCACGTGCTGCAGATCTCGGCAGCGATGCGCGAGCGCGTCGGCAACCCGCTGCTGATGGCGCTGACCGGCACGCCGCTGATCAACGACATCGAGGACTTCGGGGCGATCTGGCGGTTCCTCGGCTGGATCGACCAGAAGGAGCCGAACGCCGAGCTCACCGACGGCCTCGAGCAGATCGGCCTCACGCCGATGGATCGCGGCTTCTACCCGGCCGCCCGCCGGGCCGTCATCGACATGGGCATCGTGCGCCGCCGGAAGATCGACGTGGCCAGCGACATCCCGGCCCGCCGCATCGCCGACATCCCCGTCGAGCTCGACGAGGCATCCGTGCGCTCGATCCGCGCCGCCGAGCACGAGCTCGTCGAGCGCATGCTGCGCCGCTACGACGCCGCGATGGCCCAGCGCTCGGCGGACGCGCGCGTCGAGTCCCGCGTCGACGAGGATCTCGTGCACCGCATCGCGCGCAGCGAGACCGAGGCCACCGAGGGCAGCACGGGCGAGAACGTCTTCGCGCTCGCCCGCCGCATCGGTCGCGCCAAGGCCGAGCTGGCGGCCGACTACGCGGGCCAGCTCGCGCACTCGGTGGGCAAGGTGGTCTTCTTCGCGAAGCACATCGACGTGCTCGACGCGGCCGAGCAGACGCTCACCAGGGCCGGCGTCAAGAACGTGTCGATCCGCGGCGACCAGACGCCCACGCAGCGCCAGGCGGCGATCGACGCGTTCACGAACGACGACTCGGTGCAGGTGATCGTCTGCTCGCTGCTTGCCGCGGGCGTCGGCGTCAACCTGCAGCGCGCCGCCGACATGGTGCTCGCCGAGCTCTCCTGGACCGACGCCGAGCAGACGCAGGCGATCGACCGCATCCACCGCATCGGCCAGTCGATGCCGGTCACCGTGTGGCGCATCCTCGCCGCGCAGACGATCGACACGCGCATCGCCGAGCTGCTCGACTCGAAGGCCGGCATGGTCGGTCGCGCGATCGATGGCGCGGTCGGCGACGAGCCGACCACCAGCGACCTGCGGCAGGCCGCGGTCGAGGGCATGCTCCGCGACGCGGTGGCGGCGCGCATCGCGCGGCGCTGA
- a CDS encoding biopolymer transporter Tol, whose translation MTTGSPERTADGRWIVVGGRRWRAEDPSLDPTVTGRLRSHLGRARSAVRLAAAPRDRDAARDRVQLAKEGLGERGDAWWDLSPAERAARAADRLDRLDRLDRLDRLDRLDRLDRLDRLDALAPPD comes from the coding sequence GTGACGACCGGGTCGCCCGAGCGCACCGCCGACGGCCGCTGGATCGTCGTCGGCGGGCGGCGCTGGCGGGCGGAGGATCCGTCGCTCGACCCGACGGTCACCGGCCGGCTGCGCTCCCACCTGGGTCGAGCGCGGTCTGCGGTGCGCCTCGCCGCCGCACCGCGCGACCGCGACGCCGCCCGCGATCGCGTGCAGCTGGCCAAGGAGGGCCTCGGCGAGCGCGGCGACGCCTGGTGGGATCTCTCGCCCGCCGAGCGCGCCGCGCGCGCCGCCGACCGGCTCGACCGGCTCGACCGGCTCGACCGGCTCGACCGGCTCGACCGGCTCGACCGGCTCGACCGGCTCGACCGGCTCGACGCGCTGGCGCCGCCCGACTGA
- a CDS encoding glyoxalase, which translates to MAVQMVFPNYAVADIKVATAYYEALGFTKNPMFSDETTSCVVVSDQAAIMLLEHDRFDEFLVEGQSRAERGALESLLPVLLGSRDEVDAFGAAGAAAGGTISKPVEANEFGMYGGQLTDPDGHILDFFFMEAPQG; encoded by the coding sequence ATGGCAGTGCAGATGGTCTTCCCCAACTACGCCGTCGCCGACATCAAGGTCGCGACCGCCTACTACGAGGCCCTCGGCTTCACCAAGAACCCCATGTTCAGCGACGAGACCACCAGCTGCGTGGTCGTCAGCGACCAGGCGGCGATCATGCTGCTCGAGCACGACCGCTTCGACGAGTTCCTGGTCGAGGGCCAGTCGCGCGCCGAGCGGGGCGCGCTCGAGAGCCTGCTGCCCGTGCTGCTCGGCAGCCGCGACGAGGTCGACGCCTTCGGCGCGGCCGGGGCCGCCGCGGGCGGTACGATCTCCAAGCCCGTCGAGGCGAACGAGTTCGGCATGTACGGCGGCCAGCTCACCGATCCCGACGGCCACATCCTCGACTTCTTCTTCATGGAGGCCCCGCAGGGCTGA
- a CDS encoding SRPBCC family protein — protein sequence MSDTEIPRIVSASRVIDAPADVIFEHIADPAKQPAWDGNDNLGTAPEGQRVRGEGEVFAMTLTKGAVRENHVVEFEEGRRIAWKPAEQGKPPIGQLWRWELEPEGSGTRVTHTYDWTQLHDETRLERARSTQAVNLMASIDRLAALLEG from the coding sequence ATGAGCGACACCGAGATCCCCCGCATCGTGAGCGCGAGCCGCGTCATCGACGCGCCCGCCGACGTCATCTTCGAGCACATCGCAGACCCGGCGAAGCAGCCCGCGTGGGACGGCAACGACAACCTCGGCACGGCGCCCGAGGGCCAGCGCGTGCGCGGCGAGGGCGAGGTGTTCGCGATGACGCTGACGAAGGGCGCGGTGCGCGAGAACCACGTGGTGGAGTTCGAGGAGGGCCGCCGCATCGCCTGGAAGCCCGCAGAGCAGGGCAAGCCGCCGATCGGGCAGCTGTGGCGGTGGGAGCTGGAGCCCGAGGGCTCGGGCACCCGCGTGACGCACACCTATGACTGGACGCAGCTGCACGACGAGACGCGGCTCGAGCGCGCACGGAGCACGCAGGCCGTCAACCTGATGGCGTCGATCGACCGGCTGGCGGCGCTGCTGGAGGGCTGA
- a CDS encoding MDR family MFS transporter — protein MPPHTQTARPNGRTASDRLPAGGAIIIATLLVSAFVVILNETAMNVAISTLVEDPQLGIDERSAQWLTTAFMLTMAVVIPTTGWLMARFSTRRLYVAAMAAFVVGTLIAGIAPSFPLLLLGRIVQASGTAVVFPLLMTTVMQLVPPARRGAFMGTISLVMSVAPALGPTVSGAILQVASWRWIFLGVAPLALTMLIIGWRTLRSTDTRETPRLDILSIPLAALGFGGLVYGLSLLGAQGVPAWQLPTALGVGVVSLVLFVLRQIRLQRSDDALLDLRTFRHPLFTNAIVVMTIAMAAMFGTLIMLPLILQDSMGLEPLQVGLITLPGAMLTGLLGPVVGNLYDRFGPRPLVIPGGLVVLGALVLYTQLSPTTPWWMVLIMQMVLSLGFAFTFPPLFTVSLGALPKHLYGHGSAILSTVQQVGGAAGTAAFVTIMATRQAQLVAEGMARGDALLEGARLAFMGAAALWVLGVIATLWLRKPADDVPDEPEHHHVEQGDRAAAPAVADEPLEAATPAAPAP, from the coding sequence ATGCCGCCTCACACCCAGACCGCCCGCCCGAACGGGCGCACCGCATCCGATCGCCTGCCCGCCGGCGGCGCGATCATCATCGCCACCCTGCTGGTGTCGGCGTTCGTCGTGATCCTCAACGAGACGGCCATGAACGTCGCCATCTCGACCCTCGTGGAGGACCCCCAGCTCGGCATCGACGAGCGCTCGGCGCAGTGGCTCACCACCGCCTTCATGCTCACGATGGCCGTCGTCATCCCCACCACCGGCTGGCTGATGGCGCGCTTCAGCACCCGACGCCTCTACGTCGCGGCGATGGCCGCGTTCGTCGTCGGCACGCTCATCGCCGGCATCGCGCCGTCGTTCCCGCTGCTGCTGCTCGGCCGCATCGTGCAGGCCAGCGGCACCGCCGTCGTCTTCCCGCTGCTCATGACGACCGTCATGCAGCTCGTGCCACCGGCGCGACGCGGCGCCTTCATGGGCACCATCTCGCTCGTCATGTCCGTCGCGCCCGCGCTCGGCCCGACCGTGTCGGGCGCGATCCTGCAGGTCGCCTCCTGGCGCTGGATCTTCCTCGGCGTCGCGCCGCTGGCGCTCACGATGCTGATCATCGGCTGGCGCACGCTGCGCAGCACCGACACCCGCGAGACGCCCCGCCTCGACATCCTGTCGATCCCGCTCGCGGCGCTCGGCTTCGGCGGGCTCGTCTACGGCCTGTCGCTCCTCGGCGCCCAGGGCGTGCCAGCATGGCAGCTGCCCACCGCGCTCGGCGTGGGCGTCGTCTCGCTCGTGCTGTTCGTGCTGCGCCAGATCCGGCTGCAGCGCAGCGACGACGCGCTGCTCGACCTGCGCACGTTCCGGCACCCGCTGTTCACGAACGCGATCGTGGTCATGACGATCGCGATGGCCGCGATGTTCGGCACGCTGATCATGCTGCCGCTGATCCTGCAGGACTCGATGGGGCTGGAGCCGCTGCAGGTGGGGCTCATCACCCTGCCCGGTGCGATGCTGACGGGCCTGCTCGGCCCGGTCGTCGGCAACCTCTACGACCGCTTCGGGCCGCGGCCGCTCGTCATCCCCGGCGGGCTCGTGGTGCTCGGCGCCCTCGTGCTCTACACCCAGCTCAGCCCGACCACCCCGTGGTGGATGGTGCTCATCATGCAGATGGTGCTGAGCCTCGGCTTCGCCTTCACGTTCCCGCCGCTGTTCACCGTCTCGCTCGGCGCGCTGCCGAAGCACCTCTACGGGCACGGCTCGGCGATCCTGAGCACGGTGCAGCAGGTCGGCGGCGCCGCCGGCACCGCGGCGTTCGTGACGATCATGGCGACCCGGCAGGCCCAGCTCGTCGCCGAGGGGATGGCGCGCGGCGACGCGCTGCTCGAGGGCGCACGGCTCGCGTTCATGGGCGCCGCCGCGCTCTGGGTGCTCGGCGTGATCGCCACGCTGTGGCTGCGGAAGCCCGCCGACGACGTGCCCGACGAGCCGGAGCACCATCACGTCGAGCAGGGCGACCGCGCCGCCGCTCCGGCGGTCGCCGACGAGCCGCTCGAGGCGGCTACGCCCGCGGCGCCTGCCCCATGA
- a CDS encoding Hsp20/alpha crystallin family protein: protein MTDTTRKHPIFPPFTDWVDAFALLGGWDGKGPLPGIRVEELVEGDAFVVHAELPGLDPARDIDVTVHDGVLRIHAERHPDKREKQRSEFRYGALAREIRLPQGADDDEIAAEYENGVLTVRVGIARVPTKPRHIPITRIG from the coding sequence ATGACCGACACCACGCGCAAGCACCCGATCTTCCCGCCGTTCACGGACTGGGTGGATGCCTTCGCCCTGCTGGGCGGGTGGGACGGCAAGGGGCCGCTGCCCGGCATCCGCGTCGAGGAGCTCGTCGAGGGCGACGCGTTCGTCGTGCACGCCGAGCTGCCCGGCCTCGACCCGGCGCGCGACATCGACGTGACCGTCCACGACGGCGTGCTGCGGATCCACGCCGAGCGGCACCCCGACAAGCGCGAGAAGCAGCGCTCGGAGTTCCGCTACGGGGCGCTCGCCCGCGAGATCCGGCTGCCGCAGGGCGCCGACGACGACGAGATCGCCGCCGAGTACGAGAACGGCGTGCTCACCGTGCGGGTCGGCATCGCGCGCGTCCCGACGAAGCCGCGCCACATCCCCATCACGCGGATCGGCTGA
- a CDS encoding general stress protein, which translates to MTDAQNPLQTRTQPTPPSTTIAEFDTYEEAQALVDRLSDAKFAVQHVRIIGTGLTTVEQVVGRMTYGRAALSGALGGAWFGLFIGLLFGLILADSWSWVLWAVLMGAAFGIVAGVVQHAFTGGKRDFASVKGLQAARYGVQVTNEHAAEAVRLMGQAPRA; encoded by the coding sequence ATGACCGACGCGCAGAACCCGCTCCAGACCCGCACGCAGCCCACGCCGCCGTCGACGACGATCGCGGAGTTCGACACCTACGAGGAGGCCCAGGCCCTCGTCGACCGGCTGAGCGACGCGAAGTTCGCCGTCCAGCACGTGCGCATCATCGGCACGGGCCTGACCACGGTCGAGCAGGTGGTGGGCCGCATGACCTACGGCAGGGCGGCGCTCTCCGGCGCGCTCGGCGGCGCTTGGTTCGGCCTGTTCATCGGGCTGCTGTTCGGCCTGATCCTGGCCGACAGCTGGTCGTGGGTGCTGTGGGCCGTGCTGATGGGCGCCGCGTTCGGCATCGTCGCGGGCGTCGTGCAGCACGCCTTCACCGGCGGCAAGCGCGACTTCGCGAGCGTCAAGGGCCTGCAGGCGGCCCGCTACGGCGTGCAGGTCACGAACGAGCACGCCGCAGAGGCCGTGCGCCTCATGGGGCAGGCGCCGCGGGCGTAG